Part of the Deinococcus aestuarii genome is shown below.
GTCCACCGCCTCCTCGTTGCCGCTGGCGTTGCCGCCGGGCGAGGTGTCGCCGCCCTGCCCTGCGCCCGTGGGTGGGTCCTGAAAGTCCCTGCCGTCGTTGTCGTTCATGTGCCTTCTCCCTGGCCTTGCCGAGAGTGAGCCCGTTTCCGCCGCGTCCGTCCGCACGTGATGACTCCCTGCCTTCCAGCAGGGCCCTCCCCCCTTTCCCGGACCCCGGGCCACCGTGGGCGGCTCAGGGGTGATGGGTGGATGGTGCGCCTCCCCCCGTGTCCCCCCCGTGACCGGCCCGTGACCGTGGGCGCGCGCGGCAAAAGGACACTGAGCCTTGGCTTAGGACTTCTCTCATTCGTCCCTGGGCCCCCCGGGATAGACCGTGGGCACTACCGGGAACACGGCTCACGGGGCGTGCCGGGAAGGAGAGGGTATGAACGACGATCAGGCGACCCGCAACGAGCACGGCACGGCCGCAGAGGACATCGGCGGCACCACCGACCCCCACATGGGCCAGGGTGAGGGCGGGCAGACGCTGACCACCCGCCAGGGGCACCCGGTCCGCAACAATCAGCAGCAGCGCACGGTGGGCAGCCGCGGCCCCGCCACGCTGGAGAACTACCACTTTCTGGAGAAGATCAGCCACTTCGACCGCGAGCGCATCCCCGAGCGGGTCGTCCACGCCCGCGGCGCCGGGGCGCACGGCGTCTTCGAGGCGTACGGCACGGTCGGCGACGAGCCGGTGAGCAAGTTCACGCGGGCCAAACTCTTCCAGGAGAAGGGCAAGCAGACGCCCGTGTTCGTCCGCTTCTCCACGGTGATCCACTCCAGCCACTCGCCGGAGACGATGCGTGACCCACGCGGCTTCGCGGTCAAGTTCTACACGGAAGATGGCAACTGGGACCTCGTGGGCAACAACCTCAAGGTCTTTTTCATCCGCGACGCGATCAAGTTCCCGGACGTGATCCACTCGCTCAAGCCCGACCCGGTGACGAACCGGCAGGACGGCGGGCGCATCTTCGACTTCATGAGCAACACGCCCGAGGCGATGCACATGCTGACGCTGCTCTTCTCGCCGCACGGCATCCCGGCGAACTACCGCCAGATGCAGGGCTCGGGCGTGAACACCTACAAGTGGGTGAACGACCGGGGCGAGGCCGTCCTCGTCAAGTATCACTGGGAGCCGGTGCAGGGCATCAAGAACCTCACCCAGCCCGAGGCCGAGCAGATTCAGGGCAAGAACATCAACCACGCCACCCAGGACCTGTACGAGGCCATCGAGCGCGGCGACTTCCCGCAGTGGGAGCTCCTCGTCCAGATCATGTCGGACGACGACCACCCGGAGCTCGACTTCGATCCGCTCGACGATACCAAGACCTGGCCGCGCGACCAGTTCCCGTGGCTGCCGGTCGGGAGGATGACCCTGAACCGCAACCCCAAGAACTACTTCGCGGAGGTCGAGCAGGCCGCCTTCGGCACGGGCGTGCTGGTGGACGGGCTGGACTTCAGTGACGACAAGATGCTGGTGGGCCGCACCTTCTCGTACTCGGACACGCAGCGCTACCGGGTGGGCACCAACTACCTCCAGCTCCCGATCAACGCGCCGAAAAAGCACGTGGCGACCAACCAGCGCGACGGGCAGATGGCCTACCGGGTGGACACCGTGCCGGGACAGAACCCGCACGTCAACTACGAGCCCAACTCCACGAACGGGCTGACGGAGGCGCCGCGCGACGTGGCCGAGTACACCCCCTGGGTCGAGGGCCACCTCGTGCGCGAGAGCATCGACCGCACGAACAACTTCGCGCAGGCGGGTGAGCAGTACCGCGCCTTCGAGGACTGGGAACGCGACGACCTGATCAATAACCTCGTGGAGAACATCTCGGCGGCCACGCCCGAGGTGCAGGCCCGCATGGTCGAACTCTTCACCCAATGCGACGAGGACTACGGGCGCCGGGTGGCCGAGGGGCTGGAGCAGGTGCGCCAGAGCCGCCAGGACCGTGAGCACGAGGCTGTCGTTCAGGCGCAGGAACGGGCCAAGGAGGCGCAGCCTTTCTGAAGTTCGGTTTGACGGTGTGAACGAAGCGTCCGGCCCTGGGAGTGGGGCCGGATGCTTTTTGGAGAGAGTTATGGAGTTGATTTTTGGGGGTGGCCTGGGTCGGTCATCCCCCTCCCAGCCTCCCCCACGAGGGGGGAGGAGCAACAACGCTGGAGCCTGAGCTTTTTTCTCCCTCCCTCCTTGTGGGGGAGGGGGGGGCACGACGCCAAGCCGCAACCTCCCCCAGCCCCCCTCACTTCTTCCGCGTCGCGCTCCACACGGCCGCTGCCACCCCGGCTCCGAGCAGGGCCAGCCCGATGTTCCGCGACTGCATCGAGCCTTCCGTGTACGCGCTCGTCTGGCGGACCATGCCGGGGTAGTCGCCGCGCTCGGCGAGCTGGCCGGAGGGCCGGTACATGATGTCGGCCTCGGGCGGGAGGGGCGGGCGGTCGCTCTGGGTGCCGGGGATGACGGCGGCCTCCATCGCCTTGTCGGTGGCGCGGGGGGCGATCTCACCGAGGGCGGCGATGCCCCGGCCCCCCCCGCCGACGAAGAGGTC
Proteins encoded:
- a CDS encoding catalase, which codes for MGQGEGGQTLTTRQGHPVRNNQQQRTVGSRGPATLENYHFLEKISHFDRERIPERVVHARGAGAHGVFEAYGTVGDEPVSKFTRAKLFQEKGKQTPVFVRFSTVIHSSHSPETMRDPRGFAVKFYTEDGNWDLVGNNLKVFFIRDAIKFPDVIHSLKPDPVTNRQDGGRIFDFMSNTPEAMHMLTLLFSPHGIPANYRQMQGSGVNTYKWVNDRGEAVLVKYHWEPVQGIKNLTQPEAEQIQGKNINHATQDLYEAIERGDFPQWELLVQIMSDDDHPELDFDPLDDTKTWPRDQFPWLPVGRMTLNRNPKNYFAEVEQAAFGTGVLVDGLDFSDDKMLVGRTFSYSDTQRYRVGTNYLQLPINAPKKHVATNQRDGQMAYRVDTVPGQNPHVNYEPNSTNGLTEAPRDVAEYTPWVEGHLVRESIDRTNNFAQAGEQYRAFEDWERDDLINNLVENISAATPEVQARMVELFTQCDEDYGRRVAEGLEQVRQSRQDREHEAVVQAQERAKEAQPF